GAAGGCATGTGCAGATGATGATCCCAAAGTCAGGAGACCTGCCTGTTTCGACGACACTGCTTAACCTACGGGAGATAGGGAGGTGTTAGGATGCTGTGATCTCAGTGCTTATTTGGCATTTCTAACGTTCTTTTTGATCGTTGGAGATGCCTTTTTTATTGGGCGGATTCAAGTCAAGATCGAATAAAGAATGGAGAGGAAGCTCATGAAAAGCAGCAATTTGGGATATCCACGGATCGGGAAGAACCGGGAGTGGAAAAAGGCATTGGAAGCATTTTGGGCAGGCACTATCGATGAGGAAAGCCTGGTACAGCAAATGGAGCAAATCCGTCACCAAAACCTGTTGCGTCAGCAGGAAAAAGGGGTCGAGCTGATCCCTGTGGGTGACTTTACGTACTACGATCACATGCTGGATATGGCTGTGATGTTTGGAATGGTCCCCAAGCGTTATGAATACAAAGGAGGCCCGGTTTCTTTAGCCACATACTTCGCCATGGCTCGCGGTTCGAAGGAAGCTGTCGCCAGCGAAATGACGAAATGGTTTAACACGAACTACCATTATATCGTCCCGGAGTTCGGTGAACGACAACCAGCCATAACCGAGAATAAGCCTCTCCAAGCATATTTGGAGGCCAAGGAAAAGTTTGGCATCATCGGAAAGCCCGTCATTGTAGGCCCGTATACGTTTGTCAAATTGTCCAAAGGATATGAGAAAAACGAATTTGAGATCGTCGTGGATCAACTCGTTCCGCTTTACATAGACGTTCTCCGCGAGTTGGAGCTGCACGGCGTGGAATGGGTGCAAATCGATGAGCCTGCATTTGCACTGGATGTATCGGAGCTTGATCGCGCCATCATCAAACGTATCTATGCGCAAATCGGTCAAGCACTACCACATCTACAGTGCATGCTGCAAACCTATTTTGAAGCGGTGGATTGGTACGAGGAGCTGATTTCCTTACCAGTAAAAGGAATTGCTCTTGATTTTGTACACGGAGCGAAGCGCAATCTGACCAATCTGAAAACACAGGGGTTTCCAGCAGACAAGATTCTCGGAGCGGGAATCATCGACGGTCGAAACATATGGCGTGCGTCCATTGAGGAGAAGTGGGAGCTGATCAAAGAAATTTCCGAGATCGTACCACTCGAAAAGCTGTGGCTGCAGCCGTCCAGTAGTTTGTTGCATGTACCTGTAACGGTTGAAGCAGAGAGCGACTTGCCAGAGGAAGTCATGCCTGCATTGGCGTTTGCCGACGAAAAACTGGGGGAAGTACAGCTCTTAGTCCAAGGATTCCGATATGGTAAGTATGTCATTTCGAAAGAGATCGCCCAAAATGAAGCGGACTTGCTGAAGCTGGCATTATCTCCAGCGAGGAATCGTCGAGGAGTGCAGAATGCTTTACGTCAAATAGCTGCAGCAAAACTTGAAAGAAGTGTTCCTTATCTCGAACGTCGAGAGATTCAACAAAATACGTGGAAGTTGCCACTGTTGCCAACTACTACAATCGGAAGCTTCCCTCAGACGGCGGAGGTTCGCCAAGCCCGACAGCAGTTTAAAAAAGGGAATTGGACAGTGGAACAATACGATGCTTTCATTCAGGCGCAAATCAAGGAATGGATTGAGATACAAGAAGAGCTCGGTCTAGATGTCCTCGTCCATGGTGAGTTCGAACGAACCGATATGGTTGAGTATTTTGGCGAAAAGCTCGATGGCTTTTTGTTCACGAAAAACGGCTGGGTTCAGTCATATGGCTCGCGCTGCGTCAAGCCACCTATTATTTACGGAGATGTGGAGTTTGTAGCACCGATGACGGTCAAAGAAAGTGTGTATGCAAAATCATTGACCCCCAAACCAATGAAGGGCATGTTAACTGGCCCAGCAACCATTCTGAATTGGTCGTTTGCTCGAGTCGATGTCTCCAGACAAGAAGTGTGCGAGCAAATCGCGTTGGCATTGCGAAAAGAAGTAGAAGCCTTGGAAGAAGCAGGGATTCTCATGATTCAAGTCGATGAACCAGCGCTGCGCGAAGGATTGCCGCTCAAAAACGAAGAGCAGGCAGCTTATCTCGAATGGGCTGTCAGAGCGTTTCGTCTAGCGACCTCTACCGTTGCGCCGAGCACACAGATTCATACACATATGTGCTATTGCGAATTCCATGATTTCATGGATGTCATCAGCGAACTCGATGCCGATGTGATTTCGATTGAAACTTCACGCAGCCATGGAGAGCTCGTGTCTGTATTCGAAACAGGTACGTATGACAAAGGCATCGGGCTCGGCGTATACGATATCCATAGTCCCCGAATTCCAGCTGTCTCAGAAATGGAAGATATGGTAGCACGAGGTGTACAAGTACTTCCACCAGATCAATTTTGGATTAACCCGGATTGCGGGCTGAAGACAAGAGGGAGAGAAGAAACCGTTCAGTCATTACGAAACATGGTTACGGCAACGAAGGCGATTCGGAGTCGTTTGACAGCCCAGTAGGGAAGGTGCACACGATGAGAGGAGTCACACCACAAATGATGACAGAAGCACGACCGATCCAACAATCGAGAACCTTTTTGACTGATCTTGTCTTTCCACCGGATACGAATCACCACCATACCATTTTCGGTGGGAAAGTCATGGCATATGTAGACAAGATCGCCTGCATCGCAGCCATGCGCCATTGCCGCAAACCTGTTGTCACTGCGTCCAGCGATTCCTTCGATTTTCTCGCGCCAATCAAGACTGGAGAAGCGATCAACCTGGAGGCTTATGTCACCTGGACTCATAAGACATCGATGGAAGTATTTGTGAGAGTGGAAGCGGAGAACTTGTTGACAGGGGAAAAGCGCATGACAGCACGCGCGTATCTGACGATGATTGCCCTCGACGATCAAGGAAAGCCGACGCTTGTCCCGAATGTCATTCCTGCCACAGAGGAAGAACGCAATCAGTATGAAAAAGCAAAGGAACGACATGCATTACGAAAAAGGCGGAAAGCAGAGTTGTAAGGAGCAAAACCCCTCGTCCTAAATGGGATCGGGGGGTTTTTGTCCTACTCGCTTGACAATACTTAGATATCGAACTATACTGATCTCATGATAAAAGGAAATGCAGCTTCACTCATTAGCCATATTAGAGATGCAGTCAATAAGCTCATCATTTCTGAGCTTGAGAAGCATGGTGTAGAAGGAATTGTACCTTCGCACGGTGACATTCTGCTTTGTTTGTATAAACATGACAATGTGACCATGAAGGAATTGGCAGAGTACATTCATCGAACGAAACCAACGGTAACTGTCCTCGTCAACAAACTGGTTGCGTGTGGTTATGTAATTCGAGAGAAGGACGTCAACGACAACAGAATCACTTATATTAAGCTCACACAAAGAGGAATGGAACTGCAACCGATTTTTAAAGCGGTATCCAATCGTATCCGGGAAATGATGTACGGTGGATTATCCGAGGCAGAAGGTGAGTTGCTTGAAAACCTTCTGGAGAAGGTGTTACAACGTTTTTAGAACTTCTCTAATGAAATAGAGAAGTTCTCCTTGCACATATAGTTAGATATCTAATAAAAAAAATCACTGATAGTTAGATATCTAATCACTTTGAAAGGAGTGATGCAAGCGAACTCATTAACTAGTTTCAACCAGGTACGCACAGACAACGAATACGAGGAGGATCATCAAATGTCAATCGAAGCGGTTATCAAAACTTACGAATCTGCACTTAATGCCAACGATATAGATTCCATTCTTGCTCTTTACAGTAGTGAACCAGTATTCATGCCACAACACGCTCCGGCGCTGATCGGGCGCGACGCAGTGCGCGCTGGGTATAAGCATGTATTTAACACCATCAAGCTCAACGTCCGCTTCGAAATTTATGAAATCGAAGTGACAGGAGAGTGGGCTTGGGCACGCACGAGTTCTGCTGGCCGCACACACATTCTCTCAGCAGATGTCGAGGTTGAGGAAGGAAATAACGAGTTGTTCGTATTCCGTCGTGAAAACGATGAGTGGAAGATCCATCGCTACTTGTTTTCGACTAATCGTCCACTTCAAGCATAAACATGAAAATGTTAGGCAGATCATCACTAAACCATTAGGAGGAAGCATGATGAATTTTCAACAATTATTGCAAGCTCGTCGTTCTGTGAATCAATTCGATCCAAACGCTACTATTAGCCGTGATGATTTGGAAAGTATGATTGAGAGCGCAACACTCGCGCCGTCTTCTTATAACCTACAACATTGGCGTTTTCTCGTTATCGACGACAAAGAGCAGAAGCTGAAGCTTAAAAAAGCGGCATATCATCAACAAAAAGTAGAAGACGCTTCAGCTGCCATTGTGATATTAGGGAATCTACAAGCGCATAAAGATGCTGAGCGAATTGCTGATGATTTGACCGAAAAAGGTTATCTCCCAGCGCAATATAAAGAGAATGTGATCAATCAAATCGAAGGGCTTTATAGCAACGAATCCATGCAAAGAGATGAAGCGATTCGTGGCAGCTCTTTAGCTGCTATGGCACTCATGCTTGCAGCAAAAGAGAAAGGCTATGGATCTTGCCCGATGATTGGATTTGACCCAGATCTCGTTCGACAAGAATTCAACATTCCCGAGCACTTGATTCCTGTCATGATGATTACGATTGGTACGGATCTGGACCCCGAGATGCCGCGTAAAATCCGTTTCGCCGTTGAAGAAGTCACTACTTATAACGGTTTTTAAAAATACGAAAGATGCCTCTGGTGAGCTTGCTTGCAACAGGTCACCGGAGGCATTTTTCTGTACACCTTGAATCCGGAGCCGTTTCATGAAAGCTAAAGAATCCAACAAGATCAGTAGCTCTCGTAACAGTAAAGGTAGAATTCCGCACTTTTGTGGATCTAATGAATTCTGCTAAAAATCAGAAGGTACTTGTTTTCTATCAAAGAATAATAGTATCAATGGCTACCAACCACACGAACTATGATGAAGGAGAGGATCGGATGGAAAAGTTGATCGAGGAGTACAGCCAAGACTATGAGCTGCTGCGAGAAGCCGTTGAAGGATTGTCTGAGGAGGAGCTGCGTTTCCAACCTGCACCGGACAAATGGAGCATCCACCAGATTCTTATTCATGTAACAGATTCCGAGATCTTAGCGACACATCGGCTGAGAAAAGTCTTGGCGGAGGAAGAACCGCTGCTACTATCTTTTGATCAGGAAGCCTGGCCGGATAACCTAGAATACGAACGGTTGGACCGCGAGCAGCATATGCTCCTGTTCCAAATGCTACGGGTCAGCATGCTGCCACTTCTGAAAAATCTGACTCCCGAGCAACTTGTACGGGTCGGGCAATATCCCGATGGAGCGAGGTACACGTTCAAAGAGCTGCTGGAATTGCGCGTCCAGCATGTCCGTAACCACCTCGCCCAGATTGAGCGGGTAAAGCAGGCATTTTCGGAGGATAGGGTATAACCCTATACGGGTTTAACGATGAAAAGCTGTAGCACCTGCTAAGCAATGATTGTACAATTATCAAGAGAATCTTACATGCTAAATAATACGAGGAGGTTCTGAAAATGACGGAGCAATATGTATTCCGTTAAGTCCGTGGTCCCCCTTAATATCTCTATTCTCACCTTGTAAAAATAGAGGAGGACGAATATGGATATTTTCATTAGAGAACTGAGGGCTGAGGACGATGAGTGTGGTTCAAACATTGATGGGAGCTTTATCGTAGACTCTACCCTTGTCTTGCAACTAATGGGACAGCGAATCGGATATACGGTGAAGGAGAGACCTGTTAGGAATAAAAGCTACGATGATGAACAGCTTGAAGAAGATACTGTTGAGGATTATTCGAACTATATCGGTAATCCGCATCAAATCATTTATTTAGCGCTCGTAAATAATCAAGTTGTCGGTCAAATTGTTTTGAAAAGAAATTGGAACAAATTTGCCTATGTGGAAGATATCAAAGTTGATAAGCAATATAGAGGATACGGTCTCGGTAAAAAACTAATCGAACAGGCTAAACGCTGGACGAAGGATGGCGGTATGACAGGAATCATGCTAGAGACACAAAGTAATAATGTCCGCGCATGTAAATTCTACGAAAGTTGCGGCTTTGTCATCGGAGGTTTCGATTCCTACGTCTACAGAGGTCTAGATAAAGATAGTGATGAGATAGCAATTTATTGGTATCTCATGCTTGATTAATCAGTGATTGATCCTCAGCATATGTCTTAAGAAGCCGAAATAATGGCAGCTTCTTTAAGACATTCCCCACGTTTAGGAATACATGTAGATCGTCATGATCAACAGCACTTTTCAATTATCGGAACGATTGTTCAATGAAGCAGCGGGGAATGCGGCTGGATTCCAAATGAATGTCTCCATACAGAACAATAAAGAGAAGGGGCCTTCCAACTGTGGAGGGCCCTTTTTACAGACTGCCATACACCAAAATGAAGCGTTAACTACATTTTCTAAGAAGTGTTGAAGTGATTCCTTTCAAGAGATATACTATTCTCAAAATTAAAACAAATCCGAATGATAAAGGAGCTTCAGGTATGGCACAACTCGTAAAAGAACGGATTCGGAAGCAGTATGGAAAGCTGACAGCAAGCCAAAAAATCATCTGTAAGATCGCGATT
This genomic stretch from Brevibacillus sp. DP1.3A harbors:
- a CDS encoding MarR family winged helix-turn-helix transcriptional regulator; its protein translation is MIKGNAASLISHIRDAVNKLIISELEKHGVEGIVPSHGDILLCLYKHDNVTMKELAEYIHRTKPTVTVLVNKLVACGYVIREKDVNDNRITYIKLTQRGMELQPIFKAVSNRIREMMYGGLSEAEGELLENLLEKVLQRF
- a CDS encoding DinB family protein, encoding MEKLIEEYSQDYELLREAVEGLSEEELRFQPAPDKWSIHQILIHVTDSEILATHRLRKVLAEEEPLLLSFDQEAWPDNLEYERLDREQHMLLFQMLRVSMLPLLKNLTPEQLVRVGQYPDGARYTFKELLELRVQHVRNHLAQIERVKQAFSEDRV
- a CDS encoding nitroreductase family protein produces the protein MMNFQQLLQARRSVNQFDPNATISRDDLESMIESATLAPSSYNLQHWRFLVIDDKEQKLKLKKAAYHQQKVEDASAAIVILGNLQAHKDAERIADDLTEKGYLPAQYKENVINQIEGLYSNESMQRDEAIRGSSLAAMALMLAAKEKGYGSCPMIGFDPDLVRQEFNIPEHLIPVMMITIGTDLDPEMPRKIRFAVEEVTTYNGF
- a CDS encoding SgcJ/EcaC family oxidoreductase; amino-acid sequence: MQANSLTSFNQVRTDNEYEEDHQMSIEAVIKTYESALNANDIDSILALYSSEPVFMPQHAPALIGRDAVRAGYKHVFNTIKLNVRFEIYEIEVTGEWAWARTSSAGRTHILSADVEVEEGNNELFVFRRENDEWKIHRYLFSTNRPLQA
- the metE gene encoding 5-methyltetrahydropteroyltriglutamate--homocysteine S-methyltransferase; translated protein: MKSSNLGYPRIGKNREWKKALEAFWAGTIDEESLVQQMEQIRHQNLLRQQEKGVELIPVGDFTYYDHMLDMAVMFGMVPKRYEYKGGPVSLATYFAMARGSKEAVASEMTKWFNTNYHYIVPEFGERQPAITENKPLQAYLEAKEKFGIIGKPVIVGPYTFVKLSKGYEKNEFEIVVDQLVPLYIDVLRELELHGVEWVQIDEPAFALDVSELDRAIIKRIYAQIGQALPHLQCMLQTYFEAVDWYEELISLPVKGIALDFVHGAKRNLTNLKTQGFPADKILGAGIIDGRNIWRASIEEKWELIKEISEIVPLEKLWLQPSSSLLHVPVTVEAESDLPEEVMPALAFADEKLGEVQLLVQGFRYGKYVISKEIAQNEADLLKLALSPARNRRGVQNALRQIAAAKLERSVPYLERREIQQNTWKLPLLPTTTIGSFPQTAEVRQARQQFKKGNWTVEQYDAFIQAQIKEWIEIQEELGLDVLVHGEFERTDMVEYFGEKLDGFLFTKNGWVQSYGSRCVKPPIIYGDVEFVAPMTVKESVYAKSLTPKPMKGMLTGPATILNWSFARVDVSRQEVCEQIALALRKEVEALEEAGILMIQVDEPALREGLPLKNEEQAAYLEWAVRAFRLATSTVAPSTQIHTHMCYCEFHDFMDVISELDADVISIETSRSHGELVSVFETGTYDKGIGLGVYDIHSPRIPAVSEMEDMVARGVQVLPPDQFWINPDCGLKTRGREETVQSLRNMVTATKAIRSRLTAQ
- a CDS encoding acyl-CoA thioesterase; the encoded protein is MRGVTPQMMTEARPIQQSRTFLTDLVFPPDTNHHHTIFGGKVMAYVDKIACIAAMRHCRKPVVTASSDSFDFLAPIKTGEAINLEAYVTWTHKTSMEVFVRVEAENLLTGEKRMTARAYLTMIALDDQGKPTLVPNVIPATEEERNQYEKAKERHALRKRRKAEL
- a CDS encoding GNAT family N-acetyltransferase is translated as MDIFIRELRAEDDECGSNIDGSFIVDSTLVLQLMGQRIGYTVKERPVRNKSYDDEQLEEDTVEDYSNYIGNPHQIIYLALVNNQVVGQIVLKRNWNKFAYVEDIKVDKQYRGYGLGKKLIEQAKRWTKDGGMTGIMLETQSNNVRACKFYESCGFVIGGFDSYVYRGLDKDSDEIAIYWYLMLD